A stretch of the Aythya fuligula isolate bAytFul2 chromosome 18, bAytFul2.pri, whole genome shotgun sequence genome encodes the following:
- the AFMID gene encoding kynurenine formamidase — protein MAAEELQQQYSPSRWARRLRGDAAVRAHIEAVTAGTQRARASTRTSLHVPYGEQDGERLDLYLPEEPSETFPAFVYIHGGYWQSLSKDASGFAAPALVARGVAVVAVGYDTAPKGHMDAMVLQVRRSLAFLAKQYPGIRGIYLCGHSAGAHLAAMVLCTDWTEFGVVPDIRGAVLVSGVYDLEPILHTYVNDALNMSREVAQRNSPMLCVTQAVPAACEVLVAVAQHDSPEFRRQSQEYSQALRSAGWAVSLLDLASVDHFDIIEKLSEDAYILTQIILNMIARA, from the exons ATGGCGGCGGAG gagctgcagcagcagtacTCCCCCAGCCGCTGGGCCCGCCGCCTGCGCGGGGACGCCGCGGTGCGGGCCCACATCGAGGCGGTGACCGCAG GAACGCAGCGAGCGCGGGCCAGCACCCGGACATCGCTGCACGTCCCGTACGGGGAGCAGGACGGCGAGAGGCTCGACCTCTACCTCCCCGAGGAGCCCTCCGAGA CCTTCCCCGCCTTCGTCTACATCCACGGTGGCTACTGGCAGTCCCTGAG TAAGGACGCCTCGGGTTTCGCAGCCCCGGCGCTGGTGGCGCGGGGCGTCGCGGTGGTGGCGGTGGGTTACGACACAGCTCCCAAAG GCCACATGGACGCGATGGTGCTGCAGGTGCGGCGCAGCCTCGCCTTCCTGGCGAAGCAGTACCCCGGGATCAG GGGAATTTACTTGTGTGGACACTCGGCAGGGGCTCACCTGGCAGCTATGGTGCTGTGCACAGACTGGACGGAGTTTGGAGTCGTTCCTGATATTCGAG gagctgtcCTGGTGAGCGGCGTGTACGACCTGGAGCCCATTCTGCACACCTACGTGAACGACGCACTGAACATGAGCCG GGAGGTGGCCCAGAGGAACAGCCCCATGCTGTGTGTCACGCAGGCAGTGCCTGCGGCCTGCGAGGTGCTGGTGGCCGTGGCCCAGCACGACTCCCCGGAGTTCCGCAGGCAGTCGCAGGAGTACAGCCAG GCCCTGCGCTCAGCCGGCTGGGCTGTCTCCCTGCTGGATCTTGCCAGCGTGGATCATTTTGACATCATCGAGAAGCTGTCGGAGGACGCCTACATCCTCACACAG ATCATTCTGAACATGATTGCAAGAGCCTGA